A region of Vitis riparia cultivar Riparia Gloire de Montpellier isolate 1030 chromosome 1, EGFV_Vit.rip_1.0, whole genome shotgun sequence DNA encodes the following proteins:
- the LOC117922718 gene encoding uncharacterized protein LOC117922718 — protein sequence MNQYCALAACEEMRCSVPASERRAPVVCPKPRRLGLLNATIVDPLRPIRWHLSNQTELSDSKSGTDLLDIILAKGGYGAESCTQVASSPPFFSGSPPSRVANPLIQDARFGDEKLNPISPPLVSVPSGLSSSPSSSARKGGCIRANFGNNPAVRIEGFDCLDRDRRNCSIPALA from the exons ATGAATCAATACTGCGCATTGGCAGCTTGTGAAGAAATGAGGTGCTCTGTGCCTGCATCAGAGAGGAGAGCTCCGGTGGTTTGCCCCAAGCCTCGCCGTCTCGGTCTCTTGAATGCCACCATTGTCGACCCCCTCAGGCCCATTCGATGGCATCTCtc GAATCAAACGGAGCTTTCCGATTCAAAATCAGGGACTGATCTTCTGGACATCATCCTAGCAAAG GGTGGTTATGGTGCAGAATCTTGCACACAAGTAGCCTCGTCGCCCCCATTTTTCAGCGGGTCACCGCCGAGCAGAGTTGCTAACCCATTAATTCAAGACGCTCGATTCGGGGATGAGAAACTCAACCCCATCTCGCCGCCTTTGGTGTCGGTCCCCTCTGGCCTGTCATCCTCTCCATCTTCGTCTGCAAGGAAAGGAGGATGCATTAGGGCGAATTTTGGGAACAACCCGGCAGTGAGAATCGAGGGGTTCGATTGCCTGGACAGGGATAGGCGAAACTGCAGCATCCCTGCTCTTGCTTAG
- the LOC117925000 gene encoding uncharacterized protein LOC117925000, protein MKRQRNMVKVPKSRDGENHVKVLKYGVGKTKKRVKEEVGKVEDEKRDDRESIAVALESVVAWEEEPWLSSGVVDEQMSWGLLWFPCWDMEFMGDAYNQLYSDVVWEDDVWNLKSITEIPNP, encoded by the coding sequence ATGAAGAGACAACGAAATATGGTGAAAGTTCCCAAGTCGAGAGATGGAGAGAATCACGTTAAAGTGCTCAAGTATGGGGTGGGGAAGACGAAGAAGAGAGTGAAGGAGGAGGTGGGGAAGGTGGAAGACGAGAAGAGGGATGACAGAGAATCCATTGCGGTGGCGCTGGAGAGTGTGGTGGCATGGGAGGAGGAGCCATGGCTGTCGAGTGGGGTGGTGGATGAGCAGATGTCATGGGGGTTGTTGTGGTTCCCTTGCTGGGACATGGAGTTCATGGGTGATGCTTATAATCAACTTTATAGTGATGTTGTTTGGGAAGACGATGTTTGGAACTTGAAGAGCATAACAGAAATCCCAAATCCATGA